A part of Campylobacter ureolyticus ACS-301-V-Sch3b genomic DNA contains:
- a CDS encoding tetratricopeptide repeat protein: MKKIVLIFVMILSAFGNILNEADKAYAKKEYKTAIKLLQNACDKNMAVGCHNLALMYLNGNGVEINLEKSALFFQKACDKKIAQSCQNLGLLYEKGLGVEQNYFKALEMYKKSCNDKKLVGCENLAYMYENGLGVRQDFKKANEIYTKMCDKNNSKGCYRLYEIYMEAKFIEKDTNKAIEFLKKSCLGGKSDACREMGVIYTEGVFIKQNFAEAKEYFGKACDLEDMKGCESYKLLNESGF; this comes from the coding sequence ATGAAAAAAATAGTTTTGATTTTCGTGATGATTTTATCTGCTTTTGGAAATATACTAAATGAAGCTGATAAGGCGTATGCTAAAAAAGAGTATAAAACTGCGATTAAGCTTTTGCAAAATGCGTGTGATAAAAATATGGCAGTTGGGTGCCATAACTTAGCTTTAATGTATCTAAATGGCAATGGAGTGGAGATAAACTTAGAAAAAAGTGCTTTGTTTTTTCAAAAAGCTTGTGATAAAAAAATAGCCCAAAGTTGTCAAAATTTAGGACTTTTATATGAAAAAGGGCTTGGAGTAGAACAAAACTACTTTAAAGCACTTGAAATGTATAAAAAATCTTGCAATGATAAAAAATTAGTTGGGTGTGAGAATTTGGCTTATATGTATGAAAATGGTCTTGGAGTAAGACAGGACTTTAAAAAAGCTAATGAAATTTATACAAAAATGTGTGATAAAAACAACTCAAAAGGGTGTTATAGACTATATGAAATTTATATGGAAGCAAAATTTATCGAAAAAGATACTAATAAAGCAATAGAGTTTTTAAAAAAATCTTGCCTTGGTGGAAAAAGTGATGCTTGTAGAGAAATGGGCGTTATATATACAGAAGGCGTTTTTATAAAACAAAATTTCGCAGAAGCAAAGGAGTATTTTGGAAAAGCGTGTGACTTAGAAGATATGAAAGGTTGTGAGAGTTATAAGCTACTAAATGAAAGTGGGTTTTAA
- a CDS encoding hemolysin family protein, which translates to MLILAFIFVLLNAFFVLSEFAIVKIRKSKLEELSKDGVKNAKMAYEITNSLDSYLSATQLGITISSLALGWIGEPAVAMLIEKPMNSLFAANSTVIHSVSFIISFTFITLLHVVLGELVPKSVAIATPEKSVLFIAKPLHAFWVIFKPFIAVFDFLARGILKLIGIMPAGENEIAHSEEEIKIIVAESLKGGVLDSIETQIIKNAVDFSDTVAKEIMTPRKQMVCLNAQKSYEENYKKVIDSKYTRFPYIDGSKDSVLGMIHIRDILQSDKKDFNKIVRKILIVPENSSIASILSMMNKERISAALVIDEYGGTSGLITMEDIIEEVLGDINDEHDESEVKFRSIKDGIYELVGTYEIEDFEEITGVDFDDDIEEITIGGYVFNLIGRLPKAGDKAEDENFIYEVLKMDGNIIQTLKAIKKEKNKDDEE; encoded by the coding sequence ATGTTAATTTTAGCTTTTATATTTGTGCTTTTAAACGCATTTTTTGTTCTATCTGAGTTTGCTATTGTTAAGATAAGAAAAAGCAAACTTGAAGAGCTTAGCAAAGACGGTGTTAAAAATGCCAAAATGGCTTATGAGATAACAAATTCGCTTGATTCTTATCTTAGTGCAACACAGCTTGGCATTACTATAAGCTCACTCGCACTTGGTTGGATAGGCGAACCAGCAGTTGCTATGCTTATAGAAAAGCCTATGAATTCTCTTTTTGCGGCAAATTCTACTGTGATTCACTCAGTTTCATTTATCATTTCATTTACTTTTATTACTCTTTTGCATGTTGTCTTAGGAGAGCTTGTTCCAAAATCGGTAGCCATAGCAACACCTGAAAAATCAGTGCTTTTTATAGCAAAGCCTCTTCATGCTTTTTGGGTGATATTTAAGCCATTTATTGCGGTATTTGACTTTTTAGCTAGGGGAATTTTAAAGCTTATTGGCATAATGCCAGCTGGAGAAAATGAGATAGCTCACTCAGAAGAGGAAATTAAAATAATCGTTGCAGAAAGTCTAAAAGGTGGAGTTTTAGATTCTATCGAAACACAAATTATTAAAAACGCAGTTGATTTTAGTGATACTGTTGCAAAAGAGATTATGACGCCACGAAAACAGATGGTTTGCTTGAACGCTCAAAAAAGCTATGAAGAAAACTATAAAAAAGTCATTGATTCAAAATACACACGATTTCCATATATTGATGGAAGTAAAGATAGTGTTTTGGGGATGATTCATATAAGAGATATTTTACAAAGCGATAAAAAAGACTTCAATAAAATAGTTAGAAAAATTTTAATAGTCCCTGAAAACTCATCAATCGCCTCAATACTATCAATGATGAATAAAGAAAGAATTTCCGCAGCCCTAGTTATAGATGAGTACGGCGGAACATCAGGACTTATCACAATGGAAGATATCATTGAAGAAGTTTTAGGCGATATTAATGATGAGCACGATGAAAGCGAAGTAAAATTTAGATCTATAAAAGATGGAATTTATGAGCTTGTTGGAACTTATGAGATAGAAGATTTTGAAGAAATTACCGGTGTTGATTTTGATGATGATATAGAAGAGATTACAATTGGCGGATATGTTTTTAACCTAATAGGAAGACTTCCAAAAGCAGGTGATAAAGCAGAAGATGAAAATTTCATCTATGAAGTTTTAAAAATGGATGGAAACATCATCCAAACATTAAAAGCAATTAAAAAAGAAAAAAATAAAGATGATGAAGAGTAA
- a CDS encoding M48 family metallopeptidase, translating to MNKILTAIFATLFLITGCATTTNPGVVGVSRSQMLLVSAKEMDQGAALAYTNTLKKAKVSRTLNTDPIQTKRVTNISKRLIKEVGVFRTDAVNWDWQVNVIKEDTVNAWCMPGGRIAVYTGIIEKLKLSDAELAAVIGHEMSHALREHSREKASRDYAKNIGIFAVGAVTGSSEIANLANMAATYAISLPFSREQETEADNMGAELMARAGYNPNAAVNVWKKMKSLSQKQPLEFLSTHPSHDNRIANLTKIAQKVMPLYENSKKI from the coding sequence ATGAATAAAATTTTAACCGCGATTTTTGCAACATTATTTTTAATAACAGGTTGCGCAACTACTACAAACCCTGGAGTAGTTGGAGTTTCAAGATCACAAATGCTTTTAGTAAGTGCAAAAGAAATGGACCAAGGTGCCGCACTTGCATATACAAATACTTTAAAAAAAGCAAAAGTTAGTAGGACTTTAAACACAGATCCAATCCAAACAAAAAGAGTTACTAACATCTCAAAAAGACTTATAAAAGAAGTTGGAGTTTTTAGAACTGATGCTGTAAATTGGGATTGGCAAGTAAATGTTATAAAAGAAGATACAGTAAATGCTTGGTGCATGCCAGGTGGAAGAATCGCTGTTTATACAGGCATTATCGAAAAGCTTAAATTAAGCGATGCTGAGCTTGCAGCTGTTATCGGACATGAAATGTCACACGCTTTAAGAGAGCATAGTCGTGAAAAAGCAAGTCGTGATTATGCCAAAAATATAGGAATTTTTGCAGTTGGCGCAGTTACTGGAAGCAGTGAAATAGCAAATTTGGCAAATATGGCAGCAACTTATGCGATCTCACTTCCATTTTCAAGAGAGCAAGAAACAGAAGCTGACAATATGGGAGCTGAGCTTATGGCAAGAGCTGGTTATAACCCAAATGCCGCTGTTAATGTGTGGAAAAAAATGAAAAGTTTAAGCCAAAAACAACCTTTAGAGTTTTTATCAACTCACCCATCACATGATAACAGAATAGCAAATTTAACTAAAATTGCTCAAAAAGTAATGCCACTTTACGAAAACTCTAAAAAGATTTAA
- a CDS encoding DUF493 family protein — MCDLKKSPEISYPTLWSYRVILNGDEKIIKKALKGLDIEILPSNKTANLNSYKVSLMVNSKQERDEIFQKLSKISKFVL; from the coding sequence ATGTGCGATCTTAAAAAAAGCCCTGAAATTTCATATCCAACTTTATGGAGTTATAGGGTTATTTTAAATGGCGATGAAAAAATTATCAAAAAGGCTTTAAAAGGACTTGATATTGAAATTTTACCATCAAATAAAACAGCTAATTTAAATAGCTATAAAGTTAGTTTAATGGTAAATTCCAAGCAAGAAAGAGATGAGATTTTTCAAAAATTAAGCAAAATTTCAAAATTTGTATTATAA
- the moaC gene encoding cyclic pyranopterin monophosphate synthase MoaC, which produces MLTHLDENNQPKMVDVSLKNETLRIAKASGIIRMSEEAFRAIKENTAKKGPVLQTAVVAAIMGTKKTSELIPMCHPLLISSVKVDIKELKNAFKLFVSVKITGKTGVEMEALTGVSVGLLTIYDMVKAIDKAMVIDEIMLLSKSGGKSGEYVRS; this is translated from the coding sequence ATGCTTACACATTTAGATGAAAACAATCAGCCAAAAATGGTTGATGTAAGTTTGAAAAATGAAACTTTAAGGATAGCAAAAGCAAGTGGCATTATAAGAATGAGCGAAGAAGCTTTTAGGGCAATTAAAGAAAATACCGCTAAAAAAGGGCCCGTTCTTCAAACTGCTGTTGTAGCTGCTATAATGGGGACTAAAAAAACAAGCGAACTTATACCTATGTGTCATCCGCTTTTAATAAGTTCGGTAAAAGTGGATATCAAAGAACTTAAAAATGCTTTTAAGCTTTTTGTTAGTGTTAAAATAACTGGAAAAACAGGCGTTGAAATGGAAGCATTAACCGGCGTTAGCGTAGGACTTTTAACTATATATGATATGGTAAAAGCTATTGATAAAGCTATGGTTATAGATGAGATTATGCTTTTAAGTAAAAGCGGAGGAAAAAGTGGCGAGTATGTGCGATCTTAA
- the tkt gene encoding transketolase, with translation MNTKISNTIKFLSVDMVQKANSGHPGAPMGLSDIMSVLMKFIKHNPKNPKWLNRDRLVFSGGHASALVYSYLYLSGYDLSLDDFKNFRQLHSRTPGHPEITTNGVEIATGPLGQGIANAVGFALASKYAANLLNDEKTKVIDHKVYCFCGDGDLEEGISYEACALAGFHKLDNLVIIYDSNNITIEGSTNLAWSEDVKARFEAQGFEVARIDGHDFTQIEFALSEAKNKTKPYLIIANTKIAKGALELENTSKSHGAPLGEELIQRAKIEAGFDPDKHFFVSEDVLFQTRAAVEKGDLEEALWKKSLESLTSEKKELLNSLLNPDFSKVEYPDFSGQKLATRDSNGKIINAISKAVPSFLGGSADLAPSNKTTLNDAGTFPDGKNIHFGIREHAMAAINNAIARYGLFVPFSATFFIFSDYLKNSARMAALMKLKHFFIFTHDSIGVGEDGPTHQPIEQLSTFRAMPGFYTFRPADGNENVKCWQIALSLDAPSAFVLSRQGLEPLPKPVFGEPKNGGYLVKESIGAKITLIASGSEVELCLKAANLLESKDIKTNVISVPCFEILCKQEKSYLDRILKGKVLAVEAASGLEWYKFADEVLGMQTFGESGKAGDLFKHFGFSDTNIAKIAKSLL, from the coding sequence ATGAATACAAAAATTTCAAATACGATTAAGTTTTTAAGTGTCGATATGGTTCAAAAAGCAAACTCAGGTCATCCTGGTGCTCCTATGGGGCTTAGTGACATTATGAGCGTGTTAATGAAATTTATAAAGCACAACCCAAAAAATCCAAAATGGCTAAATAGAGATAGGCTTGTTTTTTCAGGCGGACATGCTAGTGCTTTAGTTTATAGCTATTTATATTTAAGCGGATATGATTTAAGTCTTGATGATTTTAAAAATTTCAGACAACTTCACTCACGCACCCCAGGTCACCCTGAAATTACTACAAATGGAGTTGAGATAGCAACAGGACCACTTGGACAAGGTATTGCAAACGCAGTTGGTTTTGCACTTGCTAGTAAATACGCTGCAAATTTATTAAATGATGAAAAAACAAAAGTAATTGATCATAAAGTTTATTGTTTTTGTGGGGATGGGGATTTAGAAGAGGGTATTAGTTATGAAGCATGTGCCTTAGCAGGATTTCACAAGCTTGATAATTTAGTCATAATTTATGACTCAAATAACATCACAATTGAAGGAAGCACAAATTTAGCGTGGAGTGAGGATGTAAAGGCAAGATTTGAAGCGCAAGGTTTTGAAGTAGCTAGAATTGATGGGCATGACTTTACTCAGATTGAATTTGCTCTAAGTGAGGCTAAAAATAAAACAAAACCATATTTAATCATAGCAAATACAAAAATTGCAAAAGGGGCTTTAGAGCTTGAAAACACTTCCAAATCTCACGGTGCTCCACTTGGTGAGGAGCTGATACAAAGAGCAAAAATAGAGGCTGGATTTGACCCAGATAAACATTTTTTTGTTAGTGAAGATGTCTTATTTCAAACAAGAGCAGCAGTTGAAAAGGGTGATTTAGAAGAGGCATTGTGGAAAAAAAGTTTAGAAAGCTTAACAAGTGAAAAAAAAGAGCTTTTAAACTCACTTTTAAATCCTGATTTTAGTAAGGTTGAATATCCTGATTTTAGTGGTCAAAAACTTGCAACAAGAGATAGCAACGGTAAAATTATAAATGCCATCTCAAAAGCAGTCCCATCATTTTTAGGAGGAAGTGCAGATCTTGCTCCATCAAATAAAACAACGTTAAATGATGCAGGAACTTTCCCAGATGGAAAAAATATCCACTTTGGTATCCGTGAACACGCAATGGCAGCTATTAATAACGCCATTGCAAGATATGGTCTTTTTGTGCCATTTTCAGCGACATTTTTTATATTTAGTGATTATCTTAAAAACTCAGCTAGAATGGCGGCTTTAATGAAATTAAAGCACTTTTTTATATTTACTCACGATAGTATCGGCGTTGGTGAAGATGGTCCAACTCATCAACCAATCGAGCAACTTAGCACTTTTAGAGCTATGCCTGGTTTTTATACTTTCCGCCCAGCAGATGGAAATGAAAATGTAAAATGCTGGCAAATAGCTTTAAGTCTAGATGCACCTTCAGCTTTTGTCTTATCAAGACAGGGCTTAGAGCCACTTCCAAAGCCAGTTTTTGGAGAGCCTAAAAATGGCGGATATCTAGTAAAAGAAAGTATCGGGGCAAAAATTACTTTAATTGCAAGTGGAAGCGAGGTAGAGCTTTGCTTAAAAGCTGCAAATTTACTTGAAAGCAAAGATATAAAAACAAATGTCATAAGTGTGCCTTGCTTTGAAATTTTATGTAAACAAGAAAAAAGCTATTTAGATAGAATTTTAAAAGGAAAAGTTTTAGCTGTTGAAGCAGCAAGTGGTTTGGAATGGTATAAATTTGCAGATGAGGTTTTAGGCATGCAAACATTTGGTGAAAGTGGTAAAGCCGGAGATTTGTTTAAGCATTTTGGTTTTAGCGACACAAATATAGCAAAAATTGCTAAAAGCTTACTATAA
- a CDS encoding polyprenyl synthetase family protein, translated as MSGLKNEFENFLKSNLIKAKSYHPYYEKALNYMLSNGGKYFRSQLLLGVVKALNEEKLKDAFRVALAIEMIHTYSLIHDDLPIMDDSDLRRGVLTTHKKFDEVTALLVGDALNSQAFYEISNANLTDTIKVKCSQTLSKSACDMVLGQALDCYFEKKKLNLDELIFLHNHKTGALIAASFKMGAIIAGLDDKKCDEFYKIGVDLGLLFQINDDIIDAVKTEEEAGKPTNHDEVKNSFVNLLGVSKSREFRDDLANKILNQVDDLKIKELLNFLIQKYLKG; from the coding sequence ATGAGCGGCTTAAAAAATGAATTTGAAAATTTTTTAAAATCAAATTTAATCAAGGCAAAAAGCTATCATCCATACTATGAAAAAGCACTTAATTATATGCTTTCAAATGGCGGGAAATACTTTCGCTCACAACTTCTTTTAGGTGTTGTAAAAGCTTTAAATGAAGAAAAATTAAAAGATGCATTTAGAGTGGCTTTAGCCATTGAAATGATACACACCTACTCGCTAATTCATGATGATTTGCCTATTATGGATGATTCTGATTTAAGGCGTGGCGTTCTTACAACTCATAAAAAATTTGACGAAGTTACAGCTTTATTGGTTGGAGATGCGCTAAACTCACAAGCTTTTTATGAAATTTCAAATGCGAATTTAACAGATACAATAAAAGTAAAATGCTCTCAAACTTTATCAAAAAGTGCTTGTGATATGGTTTTAGGACAGGCACTTGATTGTTATTTTGAAAAAAAGAAGCTAAATCTTGATGAGCTTATTTTTTTACATAACCATAAAACTGGAGCATTAATAGCAGCAAGCTTTAAAATGGGAGCAATAATTGCTGGCTTGGATGATAAAAAATGTGATGAGTTTTATAAAATAGGAGTTGATTTAGGTCTTTTATTTCAAATTAATGATGACATAATAGATGCTGTTAAGACTGAAGAGGAAGCTGGAAAGCCAACAAATCACGATGAGGTTAAAAACTCATTTGTAAATTTGCTTGGAGTTAGTAAATCAAGAGAATTTAGAGATGATTTAGCAAATAAAATATTAAATCAAGTAGATGATTTAAAAATCAAAGAATTATTAAATTTTTTAATACAAAAATATCTAAAAGGATAG
- a CDS encoding YbaB/EbfC family nucleoid-associated protein, whose protein sequence is MFEGIDFSKMGSLVEEMQKKVKEIEAENDNKEFSVKSGGGMVEIKINGKGEILDLNIDDELFEDKESLQILLISAMNDAVKLIENEKKNLASKMLGGFGGFGNLGGENS, encoded by the coding sequence ATGTTTGAGGGAATTGATTTTTCAAAAATGGGCTCTTTAGTTGAAGAGATGCAAAAAAAAGTAAAAGAAATTGAAGCTGAAAATGACAATAAAGAATTTAGCGTAAAAAGTGGCGGTGGAATGGTTGAGATAAAGATAAATGGCAAAGGTGAAATTCTTGATTTAAATATCGATGATGAATTGTTTGAAGATAAAGAAAGCCTTCAAATTTTACTTATTTCAGCTATGAATGATGCTGTAAAACTTATAGAAAATGAGAAAAAAAACCTAGCTTCTAAGATGCTTGGCGGCTTTGGTGGATTTGGAAATTTAGGTGGAGAAAATTCGTGA
- the panD gene encoding aspartate 1-decarboxylase → MQIQMLQSKIHRATVTDANLNYVGSITIDENLIKAANLKEFQKVEILDVNNGERFATYIIKGAKKGEICLNGAAARKVCVGDIVIIVSYAFMSDEEANTHKPTIVQVNSKNEIIN, encoded by the coding sequence ATGCAAATACAAATGTTACAAAGTAAAATTCACAGAGCAACTGTAACAGATGCAAACTTAAACTATGTTGGATCAATTACTATTGATGAGAATTTGATAAAAGCTGCGAATTTAAAAGAATTTCAAAAAGTTGAAATTTTAGATGTTAATAATGGCGAAAGATTTGCAACTTATATCATAAAAGGTGCTAAAAAAGGCGAAATTTGCCTAAATGGCGCTGCAGCTAGAAAAGTATGTGTTGGAGATATTGTAATAATTGTAAGTTATGCCTTTATGAGTGATGAAGAGGCAAATACACATAAGCCAACAATTGTACAAGTAAATTCTAAAAATGAAATAATTAATTAA
- a CDS encoding UDP-N-acetylmuramoyl-L-alanyl-D-glutamate--2,6-diaminopimelate ligase yields MKIDLKNNFITDNSNECIKNCYFLKCDFNAKFWEDAKEKGANLITLKEAKKLLNVDENIKIVGITGTNGKTTTAAAIYSMLLDLGYSVFLSGTRGAFVNEKMVDEKGLTTSSPMKTLSYLLTATKQKCDFFVMEVSSHAIAQNRIEDLKFALKIFTNLSVDHLDYHKTMEEYARVKSSFFADETPKLINKDDSHIKFNYKNVYTYALKSPATFSILAYSIKDGIEAVIKTPKEEVKISSDLVGEFNLYNLLVAFSAVEILTKKNLDEISKALSNFAGVKGRVEVVNDNPKVIVDFAHTPDGIEKVLNALKNNGLIVVFGAGGDRDHTKRPLMGAMVEHFAKICIVTSDNPRSENPNDIIDDILKGMENKERTIVEPDRKKAIKKALDLAKNGEMIVILGKGDETYQEINGVKHPFSDELVVKEILKIKE; encoded by the coding sequence ATGAAAATAGATCTAAAAAATAATTTTATTACAGATAATTCAAATGAATGCATTAAAAATTGCTACTTTTTAAAGTGTGATTTTAATGCTAAATTTTGGGAAGATGCAAAAGAAAAAGGTGCAAATTTAATAACTTTAAAAGAGGCAAAAAAACTTTTAAATGTTGATGAAAATATTAAAATAGTAGGCATTACAGGCACAAATGGTAAAACTACAACCGCTGCTGCAATTTATTCAATGTTGCTTGATTTGGGATATAGCGTATTTTTAAGTGGCACAAGAGGAGCGTTTGTAAATGAAAAAATGGTTGATGAAAAAGGCCTTACAACAAGCTCACCTATGAAAACATTAAGCTATTTACTTACTGCTACAAAGCAAAAATGTGATTTTTTTGTTATGGAGGTAAGCTCTCATGCAATTGCTCAAAATAGAATTGAAGATTTAAAATTTGCTCTTAAAATTTTTACAAATTTATCAGTTGATCATCTTGATTATCACAAAACTATGGAGGAATATGCAAGGGTAAAAAGTAGTTTTTTTGCTGATGAGACCCCAAAACTGATTAATAAAGATGATTCTCATATAAAATTTAATTATAAAAACGTCTATACTTATGCTTTAAAATCTCCAGCAACTTTTAGTATTTTGGCATATTCCATAAAAGATGGCATAGAAGCTGTTATAAAAACACCAAAAGAAGAGGTGAAAATTTCAAGTGATTTGGTTGGTGAGTTTAACCTTTACAATCTACTTGTTGCTTTTAGTGCTGTTGAGATTTTAACTAAGAAAAATTTGGATGAAATTTCAAAAGCTTTATCAAATTTTGCAGGTGTAAAAGGCAGAGTTGAGGTTGTAAATGATAATCCAAAAGTTATAGTTGACTTTGCTCACACGCCTGATGGAATTGAAAAAGTATTAAATGCTTTAAAAAACAATGGGCTTATAGTAGTTTTTGGAGCAGGTGGAGACAGAGATCATACAAAACGCCCTTTAATGGGAGCTATGGTAGAACATTTTGCAAAAATTTGCATTGTTACAAGTGATAATCCAAGGAGTGAAAATCCAAATGACATTATAGATGATATTTTAAAAGGCATGGAAAATAAAGAGCGTACTATAGTTGAGCCTGATAGAAAAAAAGCTATAAAAAAAGCTCTAGATTTGGCTAAAAATGGTGAAATGATTGTAATTTTAGGAAAAGGCGATGAGACTTATCAAGAGATAAATGGTGTAAAACATCCATTTTCAGATGAACTTGTAGTAAAAGAAATTTTAAAAATCAAAGAGTAA
- a CDS encoding NifU family protein, with protein sequence MLPFSDEELIDPVLESLQVVTPMLERDGGGLKLLGIKNGVVYVRLTGHCHGCPASDQTLKYAIERQLKIDIHPDLSVVNIPIGEDFNIDKL encoded by the coding sequence ATGCTTCCATTTAGTGATGAAGAGTTAATTGACCCTGTTTTAGAAAGTTTGCAAGTTGTTACTCCAATGCTTGAAAGAGATGGTGGCGGACTAAAACTTTTAGGTATTAAAAACGGAGTCGTATATGTAAGACTTACAGGACATTGCCACGGCTGTCCAGCAAGCGATCAAACACTAAAATATGCTATAGAAAGACAGCTTAAAATCGACATTCATCCAGATTTAAGCGTAGTAAATATACCAATTGGCGAGGATTTTAATATTGATAAATTATAA
- the rplQ gene encoding 50S ribosomal protein L17 — protein MRHGHGYRKLGRSSSHRAATLKNLTIAITKNGKIETTLPKAKELRSYVEKLITKAKVGDFNAHRVVFASIQDKVATKKLVEEIAPKYKDQNGGYTRIVKTRLRRGDAAQMAYIELI, from the coding sequence ATGAGACACGGACATGGTTATAGAAAACTTGGCAGATCGTCAAGCCACCGCGCCGCAACGCTAAAAAATTTAACCATAGCCATTACAAAAAATGGCAAAATAGAAACAACACTTCCAAAGGCAAAAGAACTTAGAAGTTATGTTGAAAAACTTATAACAAAAGCAAAAGTTGGAGATTTTAATGCTCACAGAGTTGTTTTTGCTAGTATTCAAGATAAAGTTGCTACAAAAAAACTTGTTGAAGAGATCGCTCCAAAATACAAAGACCAAAACGGTGGTTATACAAGGATAGTAAAAACTAGACTTAGACGCGGTGACGCGGCACAAATGGCTTACATAGAGCTTATTTAA
- a CDS encoding DNA-directed RNA polymerase subunit alpha, which yields MKTITTSAHTPTEIRVEKVSENVAKIIAYPFETGYAVTVAHPLRRLLYTSSIGFAPTGVKINGVAHEFDSIAGMLEDVAIFIMNLKNLRFKLKNNSAREIVEYEFKGPKDLKGSDLVNDIVDIVNPDQHVATLNEDADLKFTIIIEKGIGYIPSEELKDYISSDFMALDAFFTPVKRAIYDIESTLVDDNPDYEKIVFTITTNGQVTPIEAFQNALQTMHRQLGVFENIVDVEKPVGKSSSSQNSEYAKLFESIENLNLSARSFNCLDKAGIRFIGELALMEESILKDIKNLGKKSLEEIKAVMEEIGYPVDAPELQSHKKQLNEKIQELKNEKNEG from the coding sequence ATGAAAACAATCACCACTTCAGCCCATACGCCAACTGAGATAAGAGTTGAAAAAGTAAGCGAAAATGTAGCTAAAATAATAGCATATCCATTTGAAACTGGATATGCTGTAACAGTTGCTCACCCACTTAGAAGACTTTTATATACAAGTAGTATTGGCTTTGCACCAACAGGTGTTAAAATCAATGGCGTGGCACACGAGTTTGATAGCATTGCCGGAATGCTTGAAGATGTTGCTATTTTTATTATGAATCTTAAAAATTTAAGATTTAAATTAAAAAACAACTCAGCAAGAGAGATAGTAGAGTATGAATTTAAAGGGCCAAAAGATTTAAAAGGAAGTGATTTAGTAAATGATATAGTTGATATCGTAAATCCTGACCAACATGTTGCTACTTTAAATGAAGATGCAGATCTAAAATTTACTATTATTATAGAAAAAGGCATAGGCTATATCCCAAGCGAAGAGTTAAAAGACTACATTAGTAGTGATTTTATGGCATTAGATGCATTTTTTACACCAGTAAAAAGAGCGATTTATGATATAGAAAGCACCTTAGTTGATGATAATCCTGACTATGAGAAAATAGTTTTTACAATCACAACAAATGGTCAAGTTACACCTATTGAAGCTTTTCAAAATGCACTTCAAACAATGCACAGACAACTTGGTGTTTTTGAAAACATAGTTGATGTTGAAAAACCTGTTGGCAAATCTTCATCTTCTCAAAATTCAGAATACGCAAAGCTTTTTGAAAGTATTGAAAATCTAAATTTAAGCGCAAGAAGCTTTAATTGTTTAGATAAAGCTGGAATTAGATTTATCGGTGAGCTTGCTTTAATGGAAGAAAGTATTTTAAAAGATATTAAAAATTTAGGTAAAAAATCTCTTGAAGAGATTAAAGCTGTGATGGAAGAAATTGGCTATCCAGTTGATGCACCTGAGCTTCAAAGTCATAAAAAGCAATTAAATGAAAAAATACAAGAATTAAAAAATGAAAAGAATGAAGGATAA